One Streptomyces sp. CNQ-509 DNA window includes the following coding sequences:
- a CDS encoding GntR family transcriptional regulator encodes MPPTVVHPSLREQIREHIVEGVVSGRWKPGERIVERRIAVELEVSQTPVREALRELESMRLIESAPNKGVRVRDLTAADLEEIYPVRAGLEQIAAELAAPRLATDVSALEPHVAALREADAKGDGGAQVRHTVAFHRELVRASGNGVLLHTWESLGIEIYTSLAIRWLGTRQQSYAEEHADIVEAFRRRDPAIAELVKSHVLGCAPA; translated from the coding sequence ATGCCCCCTACCGTCGTCCATCCGTCGCTGCGCGAGCAGATCCGCGAGCACATCGTGGAGGGCGTCGTCAGCGGCCGGTGGAAGCCGGGCGAGCGGATCGTGGAGCGGCGGATCGCGGTCGAGCTGGAGGTGAGCCAGACGCCGGTGCGCGAGGCGCTGCGCGAGCTGGAGAGCATGCGGCTGATCGAGTCGGCGCCGAACAAGGGCGTGCGAGTCCGTGACCTGACGGCGGCGGATCTGGAGGAGATCTATCCGGTACGGGCCGGCCTGGAGCAGATCGCGGCGGAGCTGGCGGCGCCGCGGCTGGCGACGGACGTCTCGGCGCTGGAGCCGCACGTGGCGGCGCTGCGGGAGGCGGACGCGAAGGGGGACGGCGGGGCCCAGGTGAGGCACACGGTGGCGTTCCACCGGGAGCTGGTGCGGGCGTCGGGCAACGGCGTGCTGCTGCACACGTGGGAGTCGCTGGGGATCGAGATCTACACGTCGCTGGCGATCCGCTGGCTGGGCACGCGCCAGCAGTCGTACGCGGAGGAGCACGCGGACATCGTCGAAGCCTTCCGCCGCCGCGACCCGGCGATCGCGGAACTGGTCAAGTCCCACGTCCTGGGCTGCGCCCCCGCCTAA
- a CDS encoding leucyl aminopeptidase, whose protein sequence is MTALTLSSSSATGLRADAVVVGVAKGPKGPVPAPGAEAVDEAYGGKLGAVLEALGASGGEGEVTKLPAPDGLKAPVVVAVGLGAVPEKGAGYDTETLRRAAGSAARALAGAKKAAFALPLDVADDTAAVAEGALLGAYAFNTYRDGGTAADDKGGKGDKDEKGAKGTKGGKAAKGKANGGAKAALGEIALLGAKRDKAHRAAVERAAVLADEVNRARDLVNIPSNDLDPSGFAAAAQQAGKEHGFKVTVTDEKALAKGGYGGILGVGQGSQTPPRLVRLEHRHPQAEQTIALVGKGITYDSGGISLKPAGHNETMKCDMSGAAAVLAAVSAAARLELPVNVTGWLALAENMPSGSATRPGDVLRMYSGKTVEVLNTDAEGRLVLADALTKASEEKPDYMIDVATLTGAMVLALGNRTFGIMANDDAFRTRIHVLAEAAGEQSWPMPMPPELKKGMESPIADIANMGERMGGGLVAGLFLEEFVGEGITWAHLDIAGPAFNTSGPFGYTPKGGTGSAVRTLVAIAEEAAHGDLA, encoded by the coding sequence GTGACTGCTCTGACTCTCAGTTCCTCGTCCGCCACCGGCCTGCGTGCGGACGCCGTCGTCGTGGGCGTGGCGAAGGGCCCCAAGGGTCCCGTGCCGGCCCCCGGCGCCGAGGCCGTCGACGAGGCGTACGGCGGGAAGCTGGGCGCCGTGCTGGAGGCCCTCGGGGCGTCCGGCGGCGAGGGCGAGGTCACGAAGCTGCCCGCCCCCGACGGCCTCAAGGCGCCCGTCGTCGTCGCCGTCGGCCTCGGCGCCGTGCCCGAGAAGGGCGCCGGCTACGACACGGAGACCCTGCGCCGCGCCGCGGGCAGCGCCGCCCGCGCGCTGGCCGGCGCGAAGAAGGCCGCGTTCGCGCTGCCGCTGGACGTCGCCGACGACACCGCCGCCGTGGCGGAGGGCGCGCTGCTGGGCGCGTACGCCTTCAACACCTACCGCGACGGCGGCACGGCCGCCGATGACAAGGGCGGCAAGGGCGACAAGGACGAGAAGGGTGCCAAGGGCACCAAGGGCGGCAAGGCCGCGAAGGGCAAGGCGAACGGGGGCGCCAAGGCCGCGCTCGGCGAGATCGCCCTCCTCGGCGCCAAGCGCGACAAGGCCCACCGCGCCGCCGTCGAGCGCGCCGCGGTGCTCGCCGACGAGGTCAACCGGGCCCGCGACCTGGTCAACATCCCCTCCAACGACCTCGACCCCTCCGGCTTCGCCGCCGCCGCCCAGCAGGCCGGCAAGGAGCACGGCTTCAAGGTCACGGTGACCGACGAGAAGGCGCTCGCCAAGGGCGGCTACGGCGGCATCCTCGGCGTCGGCCAGGGCTCGCAGACCCCGCCCCGGCTGGTCCGCCTGGAGCACCGGCACCCGCAGGCCGAGCAGACGATCGCGCTGGTCGGCAAGGGCATCACGTACGACTCGGGCGGCATCTCGCTCAAGCCCGCGGGCCACAACGAGACGATGAAGTGCGACATGAGCGGCGCCGCGGCCGTGCTCGCCGCCGTCTCCGCCGCCGCCCGGCTGGAGCTGCCGGTGAACGTCACCGGCTGGCTGGCGCTCGCCGAGAACATGCCCTCCGGCTCCGCCACCCGCCCGGGCGACGTGCTGCGGATGTACAGCGGCAAGACCGTCGAGGTGCTGAACACCGACGCCGAGGGCCGGCTGGTCCTCGCCGACGCGCTGACGAAGGCATCGGAGGAGAAGCCCGACTACATGATCGACGTGGCCACCCTCACCGGCGCGATGGTGCTGGCGCTGGGCAACCGCACCTTCGGGATCATGGCCAACGACGATGCCTTCAGGACCCGGATCCACGTCCTCGCCGAGGCGGCGGGCGAGCAGTCCTGGCCGATGCCGATGCCGCCGGAGCTGAAGAAGGGCATGGAGTCGCCGATCGCCGACATCGCCAACATGGGCGAGCGGATGGGCGGCGGGCTGGTGGCCGGGCTCTTCCTGGAGGAGTTCGTCGGCGAGGGCATCACCTGGGCGCACCTGGACATCGCGGGCCCGGCCTTCAACACCTCGGGTCCCTTCGGCTACACCCCGAAGGGCGGCACCGGGTCCGCGGTCCGCACGCTGGTCGCGATCGCCGAGGAGGCGGCGCACGGCGACCTGGCCTGA
- the aceE gene encoding pyruvate dehydrogenase (acetyl-transferring), homodimeric type has translation MQSQLDQLPDRDPQETAEWRESLDAVVRHAGPDRAAQVLRRTVAHAGDAGLDVPALLETPYVNTIPTAAEPELPGDPELERRVAAWNRWNAAAMVTRGSRFGLGGHIATFASAAWLYETGFNHFFRGKDDPRAPGSGDQLYIQGHASPGVYARAFLDGRLTEAHLDRFRQEAAPGAVEGLPSYPHPRRLPWLWEFPTVSMGLGPISAIYQARFNRYLAHRGIKDTSASHVWAFLGDGEMDEPESTAALALAAREQLDNLTFVINCNLQRLDGPVRANFKVVQELEAQFRGAGWNVVKSLWGSAWDELLALDTTGALARRLREVPDAQFQTYATRDAAYIREHFFGAEPALAELAKLIGDDKILECFHLSRGGHEPRKVYAAYRAAVAHEGAPTVILAQTVKGHTLGKGFESRNANHQMKKLTGAEFRDMRDLLELPIPDSALAGDLVPYAHPGPGSPEVRYLQERRAALGGPAPARRVHPVVLPEPAAKPFDALKKGSGSQEIATTMAFVRLVKDLMREKETGRRWVPVVPDEARTFGMESLFPSAGIYSPRGQTYDPVDRDQLLYYKEAANGQILNEGITEAGSLASFTAAATSYATHGEPMIPFYIFYSMFGFQRTGDQFWALADQLGRGFVIGATAGRTTMTGEGLQHADGHSPLLASTNPAALIYDPAFAYEVAVIVKDGLRRMYGAAAPGEDPDVFYYLTVYNEPKVQPPMPAGVEEGIVRGLYRYRTADTPAGAAAEDAPRAQVLASGTAIHWALDAQRLLAEDWGVAADVWSATSWSELRRDALSCDAAQLRGEDRVPYVTRALEGAPGPVLAVSDWMRQVPDQIAQWVPQEYTSLGTDGFGLSDTREAARRHFGVDPESIVVAVLDRLARRGEVKKETVAAAAAKYGLA, from the coding sequence ATGCAGAGTCAGCTCGACCAGCTCCCCGACCGCGACCCGCAGGAGACCGCCGAGTGGCGGGAGTCCCTGGACGCGGTGGTGCGGCACGCCGGGCCCGACCGGGCCGCGCAGGTGCTGCGCCGTACCGTGGCGCACGCCGGGGACGCCGGTCTGGACGTGCCCGCGTTGCTGGAGACGCCGTACGTCAACACCATCCCCACCGCCGCCGAGCCCGAGCTGCCCGGAGACCCCGAGCTGGAGCGGCGGGTCGCGGCGTGGAACCGGTGGAACGCCGCCGCCATGGTGACCCGCGGGTCCCGGTTCGGGCTCGGGGGGCACATCGCCACCTTCGCCTCCGCGGCCTGGCTCTACGAGACCGGCTTCAACCACTTCTTCCGCGGCAAGGACGACCCCCGCGCCCCCGGCTCCGGCGACCAGCTCTACATCCAGGGCCACGCCTCCCCCGGCGTCTACGCCCGCGCCTTCCTCGACGGCCGGCTCACCGAGGCCCACCTCGACCGGTTCCGCCAGGAGGCCGCGCCCGGTGCCGTCGAGGGGCTGCCCTCCTATCCGCACCCGCGGCGGCTGCCGTGGCTGTGGGAGTTCCCGACCGTCTCCATGGGCCTGGGCCCGATCTCCGCGATCTACCAGGCGCGGTTCAACCGCTACCTCGCCCACCGCGGCATCAAGGACACCTCCGCCAGCCACGTGTGGGCCTTCCTCGGCGACGGCGAGATGGACGAACCCGAGTCGACCGCCGCGCTCGCCCTCGCCGCCCGCGAGCAGCTCGACAACCTCACCTTCGTCATCAACTGCAACCTCCAGCGCCTCGACGGCCCCGTACGCGCCAACTTCAAGGTCGTACAGGAGCTGGAGGCCCAGTTCCGCGGCGCCGGCTGGAACGTCGTCAAGTCGCTGTGGGGCTCCGCCTGGGACGAGCTGCTCGCGCTGGACACCACCGGCGCGCTCGCCCGCAGGCTGCGGGAGGTGCCGGACGCGCAGTTCCAGACGTACGCCACCCGCGACGCCGCGTACATCCGCGAGCACTTCTTCGGCGCCGAGCCCGCGCTCGCCGAGCTGGCGAAGCTGATCGGCGACGACAAGATCCTCGAGTGCTTCCACCTCTCCCGCGGCGGTCACGAGCCGCGGAAGGTCTACGCCGCGTACCGGGCCGCCGTCGCGCACGAGGGCGCGCCGACCGTGATCCTGGCGCAGACCGTCAAGGGCCACACCCTCGGCAAGGGCTTCGAGTCGCGCAACGCCAACCACCAGATGAAGAAGCTGACCGGCGCCGAGTTCCGCGACATGCGGGATCTGCTGGAGCTGCCCATCCCGGACAGCGCGCTCGCCGGCGACCTCGTGCCGTACGCGCACCCCGGTCCCGGCTCCCCCGAGGTGCGCTACCTCCAGGAGCGCCGCGCCGCCCTCGGCGGCCCCGCGCCGGCCCGCCGGGTGCACCCGGTGGTGCTGCCGGAGCCGGCGGCGAAGCCGTTCGACGCGCTCAAGAAGGGCTCAGGCAGCCAGGAGATCGCGACGACCATGGCGTTCGTCCGCCTGGTCAAGGACCTCATGCGGGAGAAGGAGACCGGCCGCCGCTGGGTCCCGGTGGTGCCGGACGAGGCCCGTACGTTCGGCATGGAGTCGCTCTTCCCGAGCGCCGGGATCTACTCACCGCGCGGGCAGACCTACGACCCCGTCGACCGCGACCAGCTCCTGTACTACAAGGAGGCGGCGAACGGGCAGATCCTCAACGAGGGCATCACGGAGGCCGGTTCGCTGGCGTCCTTCACGGCCGCGGCCACGTCGTACGCGACGCACGGCGAGCCGATGATCCCCTTCTACATCTTCTACTCGATGTTCGGCTTCCAGCGCACCGGCGACCAGTTCTGGGCGCTCGCCGACCAGTTGGGCCGCGGCTTCGTCATCGGCGCCACCGCCGGCCGCACCACCATGACCGGCGAGGGCCTGCAGCACGCCGACGGCCACTCCCCGCTGCTCGCCTCCACGAACCCCGCGGCGCTGATCTACGATCCGGCGTTCGCGTACGAGGTGGCGGTCATCGTCAAGGACGGGCTGCGCCGCATGTACGGCGCGGCCGCCCCCGGCGAGGACCCGGACGTCTTCTACTACCTCACCGTCTACAACGAGCCGAAGGTCCAGCCCCCGATGCCCGCGGGCGTCGAGGAGGGCATCGTCCGCGGCCTCTACCGCTACCGGACCGCCGACACCCCCGCCGGGGCCGCCGCCGAGGACGCCCCGCGCGCCCAGGTGCTCGCCTCCGGCACCGCCATCCACTGGGCGCTCGACGCCCAGCGACTGCTCGCCGAGGACTGGGGTGTCGCGGCCGACGTCTGGTCCGCCACCTCCTGGAGCGAGCTGCGCCGTGACGCCCTGTCCTGTGACGCGGCGCAGCTTCGCGGCGAGGACCGGGTCCCCTACGTCACCCGTGCTCTGGAAGGCGCACCGGGCCCGGTTCTCGCCGTCAGCGACTGGATGCGGCAGGTGCCCGACCAGATAGCGCAGTGGGTCCCGCAGGAGTACACCTCGCTGGGTACGGACGGCTTCGGCCTCTCCGACACCCGCGAGGCGGCCCGCCGGCACTTCGGGGTCGACCCGGAGTCGATCGT
- a CDS encoding copper amine oxidase gives MRNPTTHGPDAPDAGSGAPAGRRGGAFWRRPATWRGGAVAALVLLLPAAAPAALPTAGAATPTAPQAAAPDCSEEYRITHKLPNGTEWQMCYRNNDYAGLVLEDISYKPKGARSAVPVLNSARLGQIHVPYDDGGIEYYDVTDISLGTSPVSLKEKDCPGGTRRPVKVGGEAYDAVCVTQQPRGFAHFGNSWDVGEENGRDDSAQGDDLVVYTIHSAGYYYYITQWNFSDDGTITAKEGATGNLSPGDFDASDKQGWPIGKESRDRATSHQHNIFWRLDFQTDSSRPARIQQYDTNRSGTGEGGYPAQETTRKNVTKETSGNSDQHRWWRVSGTAGKNGDGHTRSWELVHSNSARYTGRKFTSKDVYFTQYKKCEKFPNHNRRWDSTCAKDIVAATDGEQLKHPIVWVNVGFHHIARDEDQTPMPVHWQGFQLSPRDVTDMSPLTPDRLRKPQYNGDPFD, from the coding sequence ATGCGTAACCCCACGACCCACGGGCCGGACGCGCCGGACGCCGGCTCCGGCGCACCCGCCGGCCGGCGCGGGGGCGCGTTCTGGCGCCGCCCCGCGACCTGGCGCGGGGGCGCCGTCGCCGCCCTGGTCCTGCTGCTCCCGGCCGCGGCACCCGCGGCGCTGCCCACGGCCGGCGCCGCGACGCCGACGGCGCCGCAGGCCGCCGCGCCGGACTGCAGCGAGGAGTACCGGATCACGCACAAGCTGCCCAACGGCACCGAGTGGCAGATGTGTTACCGGAACAACGACTACGCGGGCCTGGTCCTGGAGGACATCTCGTACAAGCCGAAGGGCGCCCGCAGCGCCGTCCCGGTGCTCAACAGCGCCCGGCTGGGCCAGATACACGTGCCGTACGACGACGGCGGCATCGAGTACTACGACGTCACCGACATCTCGCTCGGCACGTCGCCCGTGTCGCTGAAGGAGAAGGACTGCCCCGGCGGCACCCGCCGCCCGGTGAAGGTCGGCGGCGAGGCGTACGACGCGGTGTGCGTCACCCAGCAGCCGCGCGGCTTCGCGCACTTCGGCAACAGCTGGGACGTCGGTGAGGAGAACGGCCGCGACGACAGCGCGCAGGGCGACGACCTCGTCGTCTACACGATCCACTCGGCGGGTTACTACTACTACATCACCCAGTGGAACTTCTCCGACGACGGCACCATCACCGCCAAGGAGGGCGCCACCGGCAACCTCTCCCCCGGTGACTTCGACGCCTCGGACAAGCAGGGCTGGCCGATCGGCAAGGAGTCGCGCGACCGCGCGACCAGCCACCAGCACAACATCTTCTGGCGGCTGGACTTCCAGACGGACAGCTCCCGCCCGGCCAGGATCCAGCAGTACGACACGAACCGCTCCGGCACCGGCGAGGGGGGCTACCCGGCGCAGGAGACGACCCGCAAGAACGTCACCAAGGAGACGTCGGGCAACTCCGACCAGCACCGCTGGTGGCGTGTGAGCGGCACGGCGGGCAAGAACGGCGACGGGCACACCCGGTCCTGGGAGCTGGTGCACAGCAACAGCGCGCGCTACACGGGGCGCAAGTTCACCAGCAAGGACGTGTACTTCACGCAGTACAAGAAGTGCGAGAAGTTCCCGAACCACAACCGGCGGTGGGACTCCACCTGCGCGAAGGACATCGTCGCCGCCACCGACGGCGAGCAGCTCAAGCACCCGATCGTCTGGGTGAACGTGGGCTTCCACCACATCGCCCGCGACGAGGACCAGACGCCGATGCCGGTGCACTGGCAGGGCTTCCAGCTCTCGCCGCGCGACGTGACGGACATGAGCCCGCTCACGCCCGACCGGCTGCGCAAGCCGCAGTACAACGGTGACCCCTTCGACTGA
- the lpdA gene encoding dihydrolipoyl dehydrogenase — MANDASTVFDLVILGGGSGGYAAALRGAQLGLDVALIEKDKVGGTCLHRGCIPTKALLHAGELADQAREGASFGVNTSLDGIDMAGVHKYKDGVVAGLYKGLQGLIASRKVTVVEGEGRLSSPTSVDVNGQRYTGRHVLLATGSYSKSLPGLEIDGNRIIASEHALVLDRVPKSAIVLGGGVIGVEFASAWKSFGTDVTIIEGLKHLVPAEDENSSKLLERAFRKRGIKFNLGTFFEKAEYTQDGVKVTLADGKEFEAELLLVAVGRGPVSQGLGYEEQGVAMDRGFVLTDAYKRTNVPTISAVGDLTPVLQLAHVGFAEGILTAERLAGLDVVPIDYDGVPRVTYCHPEVASVGITEEKAKETYGADKVVALKYNLGGNGKSKILKTSGEIKLVQVKDGPVVGVHMVGDRMGEQVGEAQLIYNWEALPAEVAQLVHAHPTQNEALGEAHLALAGKPLHAHD; from the coding sequence GTGGCGAACGACGCCAGCACCGTTTTCGACCTGGTGATCCTCGGAGGCGGCAGCGGCGGCTATGCCGCCGCCCTGCGAGGCGCTCAGCTTGGTCTTGACGTCGCCCTGATCGAGAAGGACAAGGTGGGCGGCACCTGCCTGCACCGAGGATGCATCCCGACGAAGGCGCTGCTGCATGCCGGGGAGCTCGCCGACCAGGCACGCGAAGGCGCATCCTTCGGGGTGAACACCTCGCTCGACGGCATCGACATGGCCGGCGTGCACAAGTACAAGGACGGCGTGGTCGCCGGCCTCTACAAGGGGCTGCAGGGACTCATCGCCTCCCGCAAGGTCACCGTCGTGGAGGGCGAGGGCCGGCTGTCCTCGCCGACCTCGGTGGACGTGAACGGCCAGCGGTACACCGGGCGGCACGTGCTGCTCGCCACCGGTTCGTACTCGAAGTCCCTGCCGGGCCTGGAGATCGACGGCAACCGCATCATCGCCTCGGAGCACGCGCTGGTCCTGGACCGGGTGCCGAAGTCGGCGATCGTGCTGGGCGGCGGCGTCATCGGCGTGGAGTTCGCCTCCGCGTGGAAGTCCTTCGGCACCGACGTCACGATCATCGAGGGCCTGAAGCACCTGGTCCCGGCCGAGGACGAGAACAGCTCCAAGCTGCTGGAACGGGCCTTCCGCAAGCGCGGCATCAAGTTCAACCTGGGCACCTTCTTCGAGAAGGCGGAGTACACCCAGGACGGCGTCAAGGTCACCCTCGCCGACGGCAAGGAGTTCGAGGCCGAGCTGCTGCTGGTCGCGGTCGGCCGCGGCCCGGTGTCGCAGGGTCTGGGCTACGAGGAGCAGGGCGTGGCCATGGACCGCGGCTTCGTCCTGACGGACGCGTACAAGCGCACCAACGTGCCCACGATCTCCGCCGTCGGCGACCTGACCCCGGTCCTCCAGCTCGCGCACGTCGGCTTCGCCGAGGGGATCCTCACCGCGGAGCGGCTGGCCGGGCTTGACGTGGTGCCGATCGACTACGACGGCGTGCCGCGGGTGACGTACTGCCACCCGGAGGTCGCGTCCGTCGGCATCACGGAGGAGAAGGCGAAGGAGACGTACGGTGCCGACAAGGTCGTGGCGCTGAAGTACAACCTGGGGGGCAACGGCAAGAGCAAGATCCTCAAGACCTCGGGCGAGATCAAGCTCGTCCAGGTCAAGGACGGCCCCGTGGTCGGCGTGCACATGGTCGGCGACCGCATGGGCGAGCAGGTCGGCGAGGCGCAGCTCATCTACAACTGGGAGGCGCTGCCGGCCGAGGTGGCCCAGCTCGTCCACGCACACCCGACGCAGAACGAAGCGCTCGGCGAGGCCCATCTGGCACTGGCCGGCAAGCCGCTCCACGCTCACGACTGA
- the sucB gene encoding 2-oxoglutarate dehydrogenase, E2 component, dihydrolipoamide succinyltransferase yields the protein MAVSVTLPALGESVTEGTVTRWLKAEGESVEADEPLLEVSTDKVDTEIPSPAAGVLSSIKVAEDETVEIGAELAVIDDGTGGAEAAPAPAAEQAAAPQQPAPAAAPAPAPAQAPAQAEAAPAPAPAAPQEPAPAQAAGGAQGTDVTLPELGESVTEGTVTRWLKQVGEQVEADEPLLEISTDKVDTEIPSPASGTLLEIVVQEDETAEVGAKLAVIGSGAAAPAAPAAPAPAPAAPAPAPEAAAPAPAPAPAAAPAAPPPAPAQPAPPAQPAPPAPAAAPAPAAPAPAAAAPAPAAAAPAPAPAAEGAYVTPLVRKLAAESGVDLATVKGSGVGGRIRKQDVVAAAEQAARAAASAPAAATAAPSAGRPAAPVLEASPLRGQTVKMPRIRKLIGDNMMRALHEQAQLSTVVEVDVTRIMRMRARAKDAFAQREGVKLSPMPFFVKAAVQALKAHPVVNARINEDEGTISYFDTENVGIAVDTEKGLMTPVIKGAGDLNIAGIARKTAELADKVRNNKITPDEVSGATFTISNTGSRGALFDTIIVPPNQVAILGLGATVKRPTVVDHPELGETIAVRHMTYLTLSYDHRLVDGADAARYLGTVKGLLEAGEFESEIGL from the coding sequence ATGGCGGTTTCCGTAACCCTGCCGGCGCTCGGCGAGAGCGTCACCGAGGGCACCGTCACGCGCTGGCTCAAGGCCGAGGGCGAGAGCGTCGAGGCCGACGAGCCGTTGCTCGAGGTCTCCACCGACAAGGTCGACACCGAGATCCCCTCCCCCGCCGCCGGAGTGCTGTCCTCCATCAAGGTGGCCGAGGACGAGACCGTCGAGATCGGCGCCGAACTGGCCGTGATCGACGACGGCACCGGCGGTGCGGAGGCGGCTCCCGCGCCGGCCGCAGAGCAGGCCGCGGCGCCCCAGCAGCCCGCGCCCGCAGCCGCACCGGCTCCGGCGCCCGCCCAGGCCCCGGCGCAGGCCGAGGCCGCACCCGCGCCCGCGCCCGCGGCGCCCCAGGAGCCCGCGCCCGCGCAGGCCGCGGGCGGCGCTCAGGGCACCGATGTCACGCTGCCCGAGCTGGGCGAGTCGGTCACCGAAGGCACGGTGACCCGCTGGCTGAAGCAGGTCGGCGAGCAGGTCGAGGCCGATGAGCCGCTGCTGGAGATCTCCACCGACAAGGTCGACACCGAGATCCCGTCCCCGGCGTCCGGCACGCTGCTGGAGATCGTGGTCCAGGAGGACGAGACGGCGGAGGTCGGCGCGAAGCTGGCGGTCATCGGCAGCGGCGCGGCCGCGCCCGCCGCTCCGGCCGCCCCGGCACCCGCTCCGGCGGCTCCGGCGCCCGCACCCGAGGCCGCGGCACCCGCCCCGGCCCCGGCCCCGGCCGCGGCACCCGCCGCGCCGCCGCCTGCTCCGGCCCAGCCGGCCCCGCCCGCGCAGCCGGCCCCGCCCGCCCCGGCTGCCGCTCCGGCACCGGCCGCTCCGGCACCCGCCGCCGCGGCTCCGGCGCCCGCCGCCGCGGCTCCGGCGCCCGCGCCCGCCGCCGAGGGCGCGTACGTCACCCCGCTGGTGCGCAAGCTCGCCGCCGAGTCCGGCGTCGATCTGGCCACCGTCAAGGGCTCCGGCGTCGGCGGCCGGATCCGCAAGCAGGACGTCGTCGCCGCCGCCGAGCAGGCCGCCCGCGCCGCCGCCTCCGCCCCGGCCGCCGCCACCGCGGCGCCGTCGGCGGGCCGGCCCGCGGCGCCCGTGCTGGAGGCGTCGCCGCTGCGCGGCCAGACCGTGAAGATGCCGCGCATCCGCAAGCTCATCGGCGACAACATGATGCGCGCCCTGCACGAGCAGGCCCAGTTGTCCACCGTGGTCGAGGTGGACGTCACCCGCATCATGCGGATGCGGGCCCGGGCCAAGGACGCGTTCGCCCAGCGCGAGGGCGTGAAGCTCTCGCCGATGCCGTTCTTCGTCAAGGCCGCCGTCCAGGCGCTGAAGGCCCACCCGGTCGTCAACGCCCGTATCAACGAGGACGAGGGCACGATCAGCTACTTCGACACCGAGAACGTCGGTATCGCGGTGGACACGGAGAAGGGCCTGATGACCCCGGTCATCAAGGGCGCGGGCGACCTCAACATCGCCGGCATCGCCAGGAAGACGGCGGAGCTGGCGGACAAGGTACGCAACAACAAGATCACCCCGGACGAGGTGTCCGGCGCGACCTTCACCATCAGCAACACCGGCTCGCGCGGCGCACTGTTCGACACGATCATCGTGCCGCCGAACCAGGTCGCCATCCTCGGCCTCGGCGCGACCGTCAAGCGCCCGACGGTCGTCGACCACCCCGAGCTGGGCGAGACGATCGCCGTGCGGCACATGACGTATCTGACGCTCTCCTACGACCACCGCCTGGTGGACGGCGCCGACGCCGCCCGCTACCTGGGGACGGTCAAGGGCCTGCTGGAGGCGGGCGAGTTCGAGAGCGAGATCGGCCTGTGA